The Hemiscyllium ocellatum isolate sHemOce1 chromosome 28, sHemOce1.pat.X.cur, whole genome shotgun sequence genome includes the window ttgtttctccaatttgcagcctgattcactgtggcaatgcaggaggccaaggatggtcattcAAATTCCTCTCTGCTGACTTAGCATATCTTACATTCATGTGAATTAGCCATCATATTATCTGAAGAGGAGTACGTAGTTTATTTCCCTGGTAGTTTATTTCCTCAACCAAACTTATAAAACCTGTCATTCATTTTATTGTTGTTTGTAAAATCTTGCTTAGAGAAGAATGCTACAATATAATAGCAATTACACACTTGAACGTGAGACATTTGAAGTTTTTTGAGAGATGTGTCAACAtctcttgtgggcggcacggtggcacagtggtcagcactgctgcctcacagcgcctgagacccgggttcaattcccgactcaggcgaccgactgtgtggagtttgcacgttctccccgtgtctgcgtgggtttcctccgggtgctctggtttcctcccacagtccaaagatgtgcgggtcaggtgaattggccatgctaaattgcccgtagtgttaggtaaggggtaaatgtaggggtatgggtgggttgcgcttcggcgggtcagtgtggacttgttgggcccaagggcctgtttccacactgtaagtctaatctaatctcagacAAAAGCTAGGCTGGTGCTTTGCATGTGTGTTTGTTTAATCTAGCTTGTGGCAGGCAATACTTGAACACTGACATTTAAATCAATCTTTCCTATCCCAGAATTGGAATCATACCTCCACTTACTTTATTCTGAATATTTATGAAGAATAGACCTTTATTTAACTTTTTTTAACAATGTGTAAAAATTAAAACCTTTTTAATCATCTATTTGATTTTAAATTGAGTATTTATTCAGAAAAGTTATTTATTTATATGGCTGCTGGGATTCTAATAGTATGTGAGACATTGTGcgaaaaataaatattttctttattttcagaGAACTATTATTGACAGTTCCCACACAGAGCATACCTGAATCCTAAGTATTTAATAGCTATTTACCACCTGAAACTAGGAGAGGTTTCTTTATGCTGTACTCACTGCCTCATCAGCAATCTCCATCTTCAGCCTTGGCAATATCTAGCTGCAACATTTCATACCTTGTTAGAGTAACGTTGGTGTGTGTGCACTAGAATTACAGTTTACAGAATTAGACACATCCGTGAAGTCTGCACACATGCTTTGAGACGCTTCTTTCGGTTTTCATTCAGCCTGGGTTTTGCAGGACAATTGTTCATCATGACAGGACTGTCTGAATAGTGCCTCTTATGGCTCCGGTGGAGAAGGATGCGATAAGTCCCAGTGACGGGACTGTGACAGTCCCAATTAGGATTATTACAGATGTGCTCCTCTGTGATTCCCAGGCCtctcaatgccttcttcacctccTTTTCCTCTTCGTTTAGAGGGAGAGAACTGACTAGATGTGCTGGATTCAAGTGGAATGGTTGGTATGGCTCAGGACATTCCATTCCCTTCAGCCATGGACTGTCCAGGATGTTGTCCAGGGTGTAGCGGTTTGTTGGAATGATTTGAAGAATTCCATGAATTAGTTTCCGGCAGGGATCTGATACATATGATGGAATTGTGTATGATCCTAGTAAAATGTACTTTTTCAGCTTCCTGATAGTTTCCGCACGGAAAGGCAAGGTTGCCGTCACCATGAAGTACAATAGGATGCCCAGGGCCCAGATGTCCACATGAATTCCAAAGTAGCTATTTTCTTTAAAGAGCTCAGGTGCTGCATATGGCGGAGAGCCACAACAGGTGTTTAAGGGTTCTGACAAAGGACACACTGCACTGAAGCCAAAGTCACCCAACTTCACACAGTTAGTAGCTGAGTAGAACACATTTTCTGCCTTGAGATCCCGATGGATCACATTGTTTTCATGCTGAAAAGGAAAATGGAAAGTTAAGCAAgtatgaaggaaggaaggaaggaatagaTGGGAAAAATTTGGAATTGATAGTAGATTAGTTTTAATAAACATACCAGGCACACTGGAGCTATCACCAGCTCCAACTCCATCACTCCATTCCAACATTGACTTCTCCCCAGAGCATAGCCAAGATTAACATTTCTAAGGTTATTAAGAATAGAATAGAAGAATCATCTTAACCCTGCCTCTTTATTTCTCGGACAGACGTCTATCGGTCTTCAGTGCTTTGATATTCAGATAATATGGAGGGGGTCCCTAGATATATGTCCCACAAGTGAGGCCAGGTAAGTAATTCTCTTGGAGTTGGGATTCTATATGATTCTTAATGCCTTCCTTATCTGAATAAAGAGGTAATTCTTCTACAACGCACAGAGTGTCAGAAACAAACAGATCGAATTCAACAACACAATCTCAATTTGGTAATCTTCTCTTCATTTTCTGTTGCATCTACCCAGTCTTTTCTGATGGGTCTGCACTGTGGATTCCTTTCCTGCACTAGCCTCCTTTCCTGAACTCTGGATTGCTTTCTGACAATGGATTTCTTTCTGACACTGGATTCTGTTAGTCAAGCACAGTTGGAAGATGGAGGAGGATAGAAAGCAACAGTGATATACACCTCCCAGTCAAGTTTAGTTGACAAATTGCTGCATGACATTTTTTAAATTGTCACGtttttaacagtttttaaaaaaattctttggGCTAGCATTTTctcgcccatccctaattgcatttGAATTGAGTGGCTTCTTCGGCCATTTCAGTGGGAAGTTGAGAATTAACCACATTACCGTCAATCTAGGGTCATGTCAACGTGGCAAGATTTCCTTCAGTAAAGGATATTAATAagcgaaatgaatatttttaaccaacaatcaatgatagttttATGGTCACCTTTACTGGGGGGTGTTTATAGTCCATATTTATTAATTAAGTTACAATTTCTTTAATTTCTAAAAGCTGCTGTCATAACATTCAAACCTATGTTCCCCAGAGCATTACTCTGAGCCTCAGAATTATTAGTCCGGTGACAATATTACTAAATTACTGTTTCTATATCCTGTTTTGACTTCCATAAAGGCTGCCTTTACGGATtgttttttcttcctttctcatgGTTGGTGCTGATGAGAATTTGAGGGACCCACAGAAGTTCTGATCCCAGATAAGGCAAATCCTATAAGCTTACTCGTGTCACTGAAAAATCAGGCCTCAAAGGACACAACTGATCACCATTAATCAGACTGTTCAATTATCATGCTGAAGGGAGCCATGTCGCTGAATTCTAGAGTTGATGCTTTAGGGGCCCTCTTGCAGCAAAGTgggggtagtgtccctacctctggaccaagaGACTAGGATTCAAGTTCTACTTGCTCCAGTGGTGGGTAATAACATCCCctaataggttgattagaaaaataatttttttttaaagagatcaAGCTGTTGGAGCAACAACAGTCTGCTATTTTGCTCAGGCCAGAAGAACACAGGCCATTACTGCACCTGACCTTTAACCCCTTCCTAACTGAAGTTTGGAGATTACATGCATCATTTTTTGACTACCCTCTTTACTTTTCTATGTATCTGATAATGTTGACCTGCCACAGAAAGAGTGTTTGTTGGATTATAGCTTATAGCTGGAGAAAGCTTCAGACTGTTTGCTGAGAAAATGGTTAAAGCTATGCCGACTTTCATATCACCAATTCACTGGATTATTGCAGATAATCTTGGATATGTTTAGGATCACAGGGCATGGGCCTATACACCCGAATTGCTAATTGGCATATTCTTACCTCACAGAATGTTCATGAAAATGCTTTTACTGTTACAGTTTAACTGCTATCACATCCATGTCAATATCCTTTTTTAAACATTTGGCTTTGTGATGGCTATTCATCAATAAATGTCTCAAGTTGTTCAAAAATCTCAACATCCTCATTTCAAGGAGTCTCATCTGTCACCAAAGCTAAATATGATTTTCAGGCAATGCATGATTTGAAGTCTTGCAATATGAACTGATGCTGTCTTCACTCAGGACAATATCATGGTAGATAACTACCTGCTTGTACTCAGGCGCAGTGTCACGTAGTGTTATGTATAATATTGTTCAGACAATCTCTGCATTCGAATGTGTTTCACCAGCCCACTCACATGTGTCCTACTTGATAGAAACAGATGACGATGATGAACAGGAATTAATAATGCTCAGGAAACTTGGTAGCAAATACCATCTTGATCATTGACCTTGGTCCTTGTGAAGGAACCAAAGTCAAGAGACATGGTCACATGCCAGTTGGTCATGCAGTGTTGTATAAA containing:
- the LOC132829223 gene encoding serine/threonine-protein kinase NIM1-like; protein product: MDEEKEEEQNILLSPFEKVIYDMKNSKKVKNDLILGKRIGFYQLRGEIGTGNFSKVKLGIHCLTKEKVAIKIMNKKQITQKSRQLFINEILSMEQLHHPNIIRLYEMLETQSRLYLVLEYADGGDLFTKVSTRGRLLEYESKFIFIQIVSAVKHMHENNVIHRDLKAENVFYSATNCVKLGDFGFSAVCPLSEPLNTCCGSPPYAAPELFKENSYFGIHVDIWALGILLYFMVTATLPFRAETIRKLKKYILLGSYTIPSYVSDPCRKLIHGILQIIPTNRYTLDNILDSPWLKGMECPEPYQPFHLNPAHLVSSLPLNEEEKEVKKALRGLGITEEHICNNPNWDCHSPVTGTYRILLHRSHKRHYSDSPVMMNNCPAKPRLNENRKKRLKACVQTSRMCLIL